In Mustela nigripes isolate SB6536 chromosome 10, MUSNIG.SB6536, whole genome shotgun sequence, one DNA window encodes the following:
- the TEX50 gene encoding testis-expressed protein 50, with product MSIQGLSLTFSLLFICFLRESCCICDGTIWTKVGWEIFPEEMHYLKVKPSPSHCLPYPLDKLCCNFANMDLFQGSLHLIYILVQALFLILSVLSVHYLWMKWKKHQKKLKKRASQDTFVKDLENPSIYDIDQILCRLVATTSMMTKYLNQMSQHTPAKKVKYRKLKKRSEEGAKGY from the exons ATGTCCATTCAAGGACTATCCCTaactttttctctgttgtttatCTGTTTCCTTAGGGAGAGCTGCTGCATTTGTGATGGAACTATCTGGACAAAGGTTGGATGGGAGATTTTTCCAGAAGAAATGCATTATCTGAAAGTTAAGCCTTCTCCGTCTCACTGTCTACCTTACCCTCTGGACAAACTATGCTGCAATTTTGCTAATATGGATCTATTTCAGGGTTCTTTAcatctcatttatattttagtaCAAGCTCTCTTTTTAATACTGTCTGTTTTATCTGTACATTACCTgtggatgaaatggaaaaaacaccaaaaaaag CTGAAAAAACGAGCCTCCCAAGATACATTTGTTAAGGACCTGGAAAATCCGTCTATCTATGACATTGATCAAATACTCTGCCGGCTGGTGGCCACAACATCAATGATGACCAAGTACCTGAATCAGATGTCCCAGCATACTCCAGCTAAGAAAGTCAAGTACCGAAAACTGAAGAAGAGGAGTGAAGAAGGAGCCAAAGGATACTAG